A DNA window from Halostella litorea contains the following coding sequences:
- a CDS encoding UbiD family decarboxylase, translating into MTVDSLREYLQRLEARDGLVRVEDPVSWNLEASALTMLANENDDRIPLFESVEGARLVGDPYRGSQRRPWDRIAVGMDVPPDTSRREFYDETIARLKDQRDPVTVSRSDAPCKDVVETGEDVNLLDYPWPYIHAGDGGRYSNLHTLVTPDLDSDWVDYSYHRAMVHDSETASVLLLAGEQTPNLYYYKYERRDEPMPVAIVVGAEPAVQYSSVMWIPTGRSEVEFAGGLKGGPVELVPCETNDLRVPASAELVIEGEIVPNVRRDEGPFGDYFGYMHGPRRSMPALQVTAITHRERPIIPFCVEGSGVGYTENSTSSMEIGCVGPDATLGLRAGGFDVDRCVPWQSTPRTVYVVSTDATAPGDLHELANFIFTTWGMLHVDFFVFVDGDVDPLDQRAVLEALALHADPDEDFHQFGVESMPKVPLNIYQTPSEKGDAQTGTSKAKTAKAYIDATRSDDDDAQAAATAGETADPDTRYWARTLLKEAGADPDRLTGFDPTGADT; encoded by the coding sequence ATGACGGTCGACAGCCTCCGCGAGTACCTCCAGCGGCTGGAGGCCCGCGACGGGCTCGTCCGGGTCGAGGACCCGGTCTCGTGGAACCTGGAGGCGAGCGCGCTCACGATGCTCGCCAACGAAAACGACGACCGGATCCCGCTGTTCGAATCCGTCGAGGGCGCGCGGCTCGTCGGCGACCCGTACCGCGGCTCCCAGCGCCGCCCGTGGGACCGGATCGCGGTCGGGATGGACGTCCCGCCGGACACGTCGCGCCGGGAGTTCTACGACGAGACGATAGCGCGCCTGAAAGACCAGCGCGACCCGGTCACCGTGTCGCGGTCGGACGCCCCCTGCAAGGACGTCGTCGAAACCGGCGAGGACGTGAACCTGCTGGACTACCCGTGGCCGTACATCCACGCCGGCGACGGCGGGCGCTACTCGAACCTGCACACGCTGGTGACGCCCGACCTCGACTCGGACTGGGTCGACTACTCCTACCACCGCGCGATGGTCCACGACAGCGAGACGGCGAGCGTCCTGCTGCTGGCGGGCGAGCAGACGCCGAACCTCTACTACTACAAGTATGAGCGCCGCGACGAGCCGATGCCGGTCGCCATCGTCGTCGGGGCCGAACCCGCCGTGCAGTACAGCTCCGTGATGTGGATCCCCACCGGGCGCAGCGAGGTGGAGTTCGCGGGCGGCCTGAAGGGCGGCCCGGTCGAACTCGTCCCCTGCGAGACGAACGACCTCCGGGTCCCCGCGAGCGCGGAACTGGTGATCGAGGGCGAAATCGTCCCGAACGTCCGGCGGGACGAGGGGCCGTTCGGCGACTACTTCGGCTACATGCACGGCCCACGGCGCTCGATGCCGGCGCTCCAGGTGACGGCGATCACCCACCGCGAGCGCCCGATCATCCCCTTCTGCGTCGAGGGGTCCGGCGTGGGGTACACCGAGAACTCCACGAGTTCGATGGAGATCGGCTGTGTCGGCCCGGACGCGACGCTCGGCCTGCGTGCTGGCGGGTTCGACGTCGACCGCTGCGTCCCGTGGCAGTCGACGCCGCGGACGGTGTACGTCGTCTCGACGGACGCCACGGCGCCGGGCGACCTCCACGAACTCGCGAACTTCATCTTCACGACGTGGGGGATGCTCCACGTCGACTTCTTCGTGTTCGTCGACGGCGACGTCGACCCGCTCGACCAGCGCGCGGTGCTGGAGGCGCTCGCGCTGCATGCCGACCCCGACGAGGACTTCCACCAGTTCGGCGTCGAGTCGATGCCGAAGGTGCCCCTGAACATCTACCAGACGCCGAGCGAGAAGGGCGACGCCCAGACGGGCACCTCGAAGGCCAAGACCGCGAAGGCGTACATCGACGCGACGCGGTCGGACGACGACGACGCGCAAGCGGCCGCCACGGCGGGCGAGACGGCCGACCCCGACACGCGGTACTGGGCGCGCACGCTGCTCAAGGAGGCGGGGGCCGACCCCGACCGTCTGACCGGGTTCGACCCGACGGGGGCCGACACGTGA